In the genome of Agromyces sp. Leaf222, one region contains:
- a CDS encoding acyl-CoA dehydrogenase family protein, protein MTAIAPRIDTVFDLDALLTDEEREWQQRARTVAQERILPIIEEDFENKHFRRELVKVMGDAGFLGMHLKGYGCAGAGAVAYGLVCLELEAADSGWRTFVSVQGSLAMSAIHKYGSEEQKQRWLPGMAAGDLIGCFALTEPQGGSDPAAMTTVARRDGDEWVIDGAKRWIGLASLADVAVVWARVDDPSGAFGEGGSAVRGFLVPTTTAGFTATPIDGKLSMRASVQCDVDLEGVRVPADALLPGASGLSGPFGCLNEARYGIVWGAMGAARSCLEAALDRSMTREVFGKPIGANQLTQAKLADMFVEVEKGVLLALHLGRLKERGALTPAQISVGKLNSVREALEIAHQARSILAGDGITNAFPVMRHAANLESVRTYEGTDEIHQLVLGRALTGIAAF, encoded by the coding sequence ATGACCGCCATCGCCCCCCGCATCGACACGGTGTTCGACCTCGACGCCCTCCTCACCGACGAGGAGCGCGAGTGGCAGCAGCGTGCGCGCACGGTCGCGCAGGAGCGGATCCTGCCGATCATCGAGGAGGACTTCGAGAACAAGCACTTCCGTCGCGAGCTCGTGAAGGTCATGGGCGATGCCGGGTTCCTCGGCATGCACCTGAAGGGCTACGGATGCGCCGGCGCCGGCGCCGTGGCGTACGGGCTCGTGTGCCTCGAGCTCGAGGCCGCCGACAGCGGCTGGCGCACGTTCGTGTCGGTGCAGGGGTCGCTCGCGATGAGCGCGATCCACAAGTACGGCTCCGAGGAGCAGAAGCAGCGGTGGCTGCCCGGCATGGCCGCGGGCGACCTGATCGGATGCTTCGCCCTGACCGAGCCCCAGGGCGGCAGCGACCCGGCGGCGATGACCACGGTCGCGCGACGCGACGGCGACGAGTGGGTCATCGACGGCGCAAAGCGCTGGATCGGCCTCGCCTCGCTCGCCGACGTCGCCGTCGTGTGGGCGCGCGTCGACGATCCGTCGGGTGCGTTCGGCGAGGGCGGCAGCGCGGTGCGCGGATTCCTCGTGCCGACCACGACCGCGGGGTTCACCGCGACGCCGATCGACGGCAAGCTCTCGATGCGCGCCTCGGTGCAGTGCGACGTCGACCTCGAGGGCGTCCGCGTGCCGGCCGACGCACTGCTGCCGGGGGCCTCCGGCCTCTCCGGACCCTTCGGATGCCTCAACGAGGCGCGCTACGGCATCGTCTGGGGCGCCATGGGCGCCGCCCGCTCATGCCTCGAGGCCGCCCTCGACCGCTCGATGACGCGCGAGGTGTTCGGCAAGCCGATCGGCGCCAACCAGCTCACGCAGGCCAAGCTCGCCGACATGTTCGTCGAGGTCGAGAAGGGCGTGCTGCTCGCCCTGCACCTCGGCCGGCTCAAGGAGCGCGGGGCGCTGACGCCCGCGCAGATCTCGGTCGGCAAGCTCAACAGCGTGCGCGAGGCGCTCGAGATCGCGCACCAGGCGCGCTCGATCCTCGCCGGCGACGGCATCACGAACGCGTTCCCCGTCATGCGGCACGCGGCGAACCTCGAGTCGGTGCGCACCTACGAGGGCACCGACGAGATCCACCAGCTCGTGCTCGGCCGGGCGCTCACGGGCATCGCGGCGTTCTAG
- a CDS encoding amino acid ABC transporter substrate-binding protein: MSRARSILGLAAASAAVLALAACSSGTPAASDDAADDEYGLVKAGTLTVATEGTYRPFSFHDEGSGDLVGYDVEIAEAVADELGLEIEFQETQWDAIFAGLEAGRFDVIANQVSINPEREESYLFSTPYTVSPSVVVVNEGDTSISSFEDLAGKTTAQSLTSNFYQLAVDAGANVEAVEGWAQAVALLEQGRVDATVNDKLTFLDYLKTNPDAKLEAVAETDPSKSAFAFTKDKTALVKSVDEALETLRADGTLAEIGEKYFGADVSE, from the coding sequence ATGTCACGCGCCCGCAGCATCCTCGGCCTCGCCGCCGCATCCGCCGCCGTCCTCGCCCTCGCGGCCTGCTCGAGCGGCACGCCCGCAGCGAGCGACGATGCAGCCGACGACGAGTACGGGCTCGTGAAGGCCGGCACGCTCACGGTCGCGACCGAGGGCACGTACCGTCCGTTCAGCTTCCACGACGAGGGCTCGGGCGACCTGGTGGGCTACGACGTCGAGATCGCCGAGGCCGTCGCCGATGAGCTGGGCCTCGAGATCGAGTTCCAGGAGACCCAGTGGGACGCGATCTTCGCGGGACTCGAGGCCGGCCGGTTCGACGTCATCGCCAACCAGGTCTCGATCAACCCCGAGCGCGAGGAGTCCTACCTCTTCAGCACGCCGTACACGGTCTCGCCGAGCGTCGTCGTGGTGAACGAGGGCGACACCTCCATCTCGAGCTTCGAGGACCTCGCGGGCAAGACGACCGCGCAGTCGCTGACGAGCAACTTCTACCAGCTCGCCGTCGACGCGGGCGCGAACGTCGAGGCCGTCGAGGGCTGGGCGCAGGCCGTTGCACTCCTCGAGCAGGGCCGGGTCGATGCCACCGTCAACGACAAGCTGACCTTCCTCGACTACCTGAAGACCAACCCCGACGCGAAGCTCGAGGCCGTCGCCGAGACCGACCCCAGCAAGAGCGCCTTCGCGTTCACCAAGGACAAGACGGCCCTCGTGAAGTCCGTCGACGAGGCCCTCGAGACGCTTCGCGCCGATGGCACGCTCGCCGAGATCGGCGAGAAGTACTTCGGCGCCGACGTCTCGGAGTAG